In Leisingera sp. NJS204, one DNA window encodes the following:
- a CDS encoding HlyD family type I secretion periplasmic adaptor subunit has product MSLVEHEDRSPAPQPGSGAAPSGFRDLMPAGSRQDVPLPQRPPTRVRRLVLWMAVCGFGLFGGLVFWAAKAELTSAVVASGAFNVAGDRLAVQHLEGGILRELNVAEGTRVAKGQVVARLDGRRIQAQLAILNGQLASLLAQQARLQAERAGRDMLQPGPELARLTAQAPELAQLVALQQDLLTSNRALYQGQMDILAGRVSQLEDQLGGRDARIRATEEQLALVQGELADLTALFEKGLVPKTRIGQRQMQQSGLLGTLGALESDRGNVLERIGETEERRLQAGRDRTARLAAQSQDVQEQLLDLRQRLDAARDVAERQIIRAPRDGRVVGLSINTLGQVVDPGQTILELMPEDAGLLVETRVAVADIDEVSMGSQARVQLTAYSFRSTPPVSGEVVMVAAGSSTDRATGESYYPVHIRIAEADLAALPNVKALPGMPAQAMIETGRQTLADYLISPVLSSMSQALKEGSG; this is encoded by the coding sequence ATGAGCCTGGTGGAACATGAAGACCGCAGCCCGGCACCGCAGCCCGGCAGCGGCGCTGCCCCAAGCGGGTTCCGCGACCTGATGCCGGCCGGCAGCCGCCAGGATGTGCCGCTGCCGCAGCGCCCGCCGACCCGGGTGCGGCGGCTGGTGCTGTGGATGGCGGTTTGCGGCTTCGGGCTGTTCGGCGGGCTGGTGTTCTGGGCCGCCAAGGCAGAGCTGACCAGCGCGGTGGTGGCCTCCGGCGCCTTCAACGTGGCCGGCGACCGGCTGGCGGTGCAGCATCTGGAGGGCGGCATTCTGCGCGAACTGAATGTGGCCGAGGGCACCCGGGTGGCCAAGGGCCAGGTGGTGGCCCGGCTTGACGGCCGCCGCATCCAGGCGCAGCTGGCGATCCTGAACGGCCAGCTGGCCAGCCTCTTGGCGCAGCAGGCGCGGCTGCAGGCGGAACGCGCAGGCCGTGATATGCTGCAGCCGGGACCGGAGCTGGCCCGGCTCACCGCCCAGGCGCCGGAACTGGCGCAGCTGGTGGCGCTGCAGCAGGATCTGCTCACCTCCAACCGGGCGCTGTACCAGGGCCAGATGGACATCCTTGCGGGCCGCGTCAGCCAGCTTGAGGATCAGCTGGGGGGCCGCGATGCCCGCATCCGCGCCACCGAAGAACAGCTGGCGCTGGTGCAGGGCGAGCTGGCCGATCTGACTGCGCTGTTTGAAAAAGGCCTGGTGCCGAAGACCCGCATCGGCCAGCGGCAGATGCAGCAAAGCGGCCTTCTGGGCACCCTTGGCGCGCTGGAAAGCGACCGCGGCAATGTTCTGGAGCGGATCGGCGAGACCGAAGAGCGGCGGCTGCAGGCCGGGCGCGACCGGACCGCGCGGCTGGCGGCGCAAAGCCAGGACGTGCAGGAGCAGCTGCTGGACCTGCGCCAGCGCCTGGACGCCGCAAGGGACGTGGCCGAGCGCCAGATCATCCGCGCGCCGCGCGATGGCCGGGTGGTGGGGCTTTCCATCAACACCCTGGGCCAGGTGGTTGATCCCGGCCAGACCATCCTGGAGCTGATGCCCGAGGATGCCGGCCTCCTGGTGGAAACCCGGGTGGCGGTGGCGGATATCGACGAGGTCTCGATGGGCAGCCAGGCACGGGTGCAATTGACCGCCTACAGCTTCCGCAGCACGCCGCCGGTCAGCGGCGAAGTGGTCATGGTGGCGGCGGGCAGCAGCACCGACCGGGCCACTGGCGAATCCTACTACCCGGTGCATATCCGCATTGCCGAGGCGGATCTGGCCGCCCTGCCCAATGTGAAGGCCCTGCCCGGCATGCCGGCCCAGGCGATGATCGAAACCGGCCGCCAGACGCTGGCCGATTACCTGATCAGCCCGGTGCTCTCCAGCATGTCGCAGGCCTTGAAAGAAGGCAGCGGCTAG
- a CDS encoding replication initiator protein A: protein MAAELTAAGIPPEGQGDFFLCDIFGAIPKNDLASMEHPLFSLGTRPDRRILNYQHNGAEITVVPSVKGLATIHDKDILIFCISQLMAALNAGRQVSRTLHLKAHDLLIATNRETSGDAYRRLREAFERLAGTRITTNIVTGGQEVTTGFGLIEKWEIVRKARGGKMVSVAVTLSDWLYRAVLSKSVLTLSRDYFRLRKPLERRIYELARKHCGRQNSWQVSVETLLKKSGSASPRRVFRKMIRDMITAQPLPDYALEELEGDLIRFSQKGAVTEAVLNAPSLKPQTLEEARALIPGADAYALEAEWRAMWLRSGAPRLRVPDAAFLGWVRKRAAQ from the coding sequence ATGGCAGCAGAGCTGACAGCGGCGGGGATTCCGCCAGAGGGGCAGGGGGATTTTTTCCTTTGCGATATCTTCGGGGCGATCCCCAAAAACGATCTGGCGTCGATGGAGCATCCGCTGTTCTCGCTGGGCACCAGGCCGGACCGGCGCATTCTGAACTACCAGCACAATGGCGCCGAGATCACCGTGGTGCCTTCGGTCAAAGGGCTGGCGACAATCCACGACAAGGACATTCTGATCTTCTGCATCAGCCAGCTGATGGCGGCGCTGAATGCCGGCCGCCAGGTGAGCCGGACCTTGCATCTGAAAGCGCACGACCTGCTGATTGCCACCAACCGTGAAACCAGCGGTGACGCCTACCGGCGCTTGCGCGAGGCGTTTGAACGGCTGGCGGGCACCCGCATCACCACCAATATCGTCACCGGCGGCCAGGAGGTCACGACGGGCTTTGGCCTGATTGAGAAATGGGAGATTGTCCGCAAAGCGCGCGGCGGCAAGATGGTCAGCGTGGCGGTGACGCTCAGCGACTGGCTGTACCGGGCGGTCCTGTCGAAATCGGTGCTGACGCTGAGCCGCGATTATTTCCGCCTCCGCAAACCCCTGGAGCGGCGGATCTATGAGCTGGCGCGCAAGCATTGCGGCCGCCAGAACAGCTGGCAGGTTTCGGTGGAGACGCTTCTGAAGAAATCCGGGTCGGCGTCACCGCGCCGGGTGTTCCGCAAGATGATCCGCGACATGATCACGGCCCAGCCCTTGCCGGATTACGCGCTGGAGGAGCTGGAGGGCGATTTGATCCGTTTCTCCCAGAAGGGGGCGGTGACCGAGGCGGTGCTGAACGCGCCCAGCCTGAAGCCGCAGACGCTGGAGGAGGCGCGCGCGCTGATCCCCGGCGCCGACGCCTATGCGCTGGAGGCCGAGTGGCGCGCCATGTGGCTGCGTTCCGGCGCGCCGCGTCTGCGTGTGCCGGATGCGGCGTTTCTGGGCTGGGTCCGCAAACGCGCCGCGCAGTAG
- a CDS encoding AAA family ATPase yields MARDIHRKDLPRASSSLPPYFSIDPDAALADLDAPASTAGFAEIAAACAQGRADLASRGMNEEGRKELRLFSTWEITRYLIPVAQAHFRRVLKANPDLPQGRSETEGGAKWFTLDEVLRLRAHFGSQGSKAKEYIPYRPEGLPAKMVAVANFKGGVGKTSTAAHLAMSAALDGYKVLVIDLDSQGSMTSIFGGRVEDEWQTAFPLLARHYGEHLRMENQRRLDRGDAPQPLDEALDAAMEMTAGDVIQDTHWPNIDLIGAQLNLYWAEFQIPVWRMAARSWKLWDALTERLEADGVLEQYDVIFIDTPPALGYLTINGLSAADILLVPMGASFLEFDSTGRFFDMLHSTFASIEEGENLAARALGRPGLSFEWDAVRTVITRYDSAQQGELAALMQAYMGRVLSPHKQDYTALIGQAGEQVSGIYEADYRDFNRETYARGRETFDETYAAFKKLLIGVWRREALQEQQDQRAAG; encoded by the coding sequence ATGGCGCGAGATATCCACAGGAAAGACCTTCCCCGGGCAAGCAGCAGCCTGCCCCCCTATTTCAGCATTGATCCCGATGCCGCCCTGGCGGATCTTGATGCCCCGGCCAGCACCGCAGGCTTTGCCGAGATCGCTGCCGCCTGCGCCCAAGGCCGCGCCGATCTGGCCAGCCGCGGCATGAACGAGGAGGGGCGCAAAGAGCTGCGTCTGTTCTCGACCTGGGAAATCACCCGCTATCTGATCCCGGTCGCCCAGGCCCATTTCCGCCGGGTGCTGAAAGCCAACCCCGATCTGCCCCAAGGCCGCTCGGAGACCGAAGGCGGCGCCAAGTGGTTCACCCTGGATGAGGTGCTGCGCTTGCGCGCCCATTTCGGCAGCCAGGGATCAAAAGCCAAGGAATACATCCCCTACCGCCCCGAAGGGCTGCCCGCCAAAATGGTCGCGGTGGCGAACTTCAAAGGCGGCGTCGGCAAGACATCCACCGCGGCGCATCTGGCGATGTCGGCCGCACTCGACGGCTACAAGGTGCTGGTGATTGATCTGGACAGCCAGGGTTCGATGACCTCGATCTTCGGCGGCCGGGTTGAGGATGAATGGCAGACCGCCTTCCCGCTGCTGGCGCGCCATTACGGCGAGCATCTGCGCATGGAGAACCAGCGCCGCCTGGATCGCGGCGATGCCCCCCAGCCGCTGGACGAAGCGCTGGATGCGGCGATGGAGATGACCGCTGGGGACGTGATCCAGGACACCCACTGGCCGAACATTGACCTCATTGGCGCGCAGCTCAATCTGTATTGGGCGGAATTCCAGATCCCGGTCTGGCGGATGGCGGCGCGCAGCTGGAAGCTGTGGGATGCGCTGACCGAACGGCTGGAGGCGGACGGGGTGCTGGAGCAATACGATGTGATCTTCATCGATACGCCGCCGGCGCTTGGCTACCTTACCATCAACGGGCTGTCGGCGGCGGACATCCTCTTGGTGCCGATGGGGGCGTCGTTCCTGGAATTCGATTCCACCGGCCGCTTTTTTGACATGCTGCATTCCACCTTTGCCTCGATCGAGGAGGGCGAGAACCTGGCGGCCCGCGCGCTTGGCAGGCCGGGCCTCAGCTTTGAATGGGATGCGGTGCGCACCGTGATCACCCGCTACGACAGCGCCCAGCAGGGCGAGCTGGCGGCCCTGATGCAGGCCTATATGGGCCGGGTGCTGTCCCCGCATAAGCAGGATTACACCGCGCTGATCGGTCAAGCGGGTGAGCAGGTCAGCGGCATCTACGAGGCCGACTACCGCGACTTCAACCGCGAGACCTATGCACGCGGGCGCGAAACCTTCGATGAAACTTATGCCGCCTTCAAGAAGCTCCTGATCGGGGTCTGGCGGCGCGAGGCGTTGCAGGAACAGCAGGATCAGCGCGCGGCGGGCTAA
- a CDS encoding ParB/RepB/Spo0J family partition protein codes for MAKRKRLSPAQTGYLTAAPAGKPALGTASSVGAAPIAQVASDASAQAALQELSGVLETARAKGLMIEELPLAAIDENHLVRDRIEQDEEELQALMASLRARGQQTPAEVVPLEDTFGGRTHGLISGWRRLTALRRLYEETSDPKFATIKALVIKPGSAEASYVAMVEENEIRVNLSHYERARIAVRACKEGVFTRRKYALQALFGNATRTKRSKIGSFVTLVEALDAVLFYPTAISEKLGLALVRAIEADEGFAARATQALQAADRSSPEAELDVLMRLAEGDAPAQTPLLDTDTSPAPAYETPPAPSAPEAPVPPLVSRPRVRGAYDWDAAQPGERISLPAPKGVTLGYTPSEQKIEISGSGVNAALAEALQAWLKKL; via the coding sequence ATGGCAAAACGCAAACGGCTTTCCCCGGCGCAGACCGGTTACCTGACGGCGGCGCCTGCGGGCAAACCGGCGCTTGGCACCGCGTCCAGTGTGGGGGCGGCGCCGATTGCCCAGGTCGCCTCGGATGCCTCGGCCCAGGCGGCGCTGCAGGAGCTGTCCGGGGTTCTGGAAACGGCGCGTGCCAAGGGGCTGATGATCGAAGAGCTGCCGCTGGCGGCGATTGATGAGAACCACCTGGTGCGCGACCGGATTGAGCAGGACGAGGAAGAGCTGCAGGCGTTGATGGCATCGCTGCGGGCCCGCGGCCAGCAGACCCCGGCGGAAGTGGTGCCGCTGGAGGATACCTTCGGCGGCCGCACCCACGGTCTGATCTCCGGCTGGCGCCGCCTGACGGCCCTGCGCAGACTCTATGAAGAAACATCAGACCCTAAGTTTGCCACGATCAAGGCGCTGGTGATCAAGCCCGGCAGCGCCGAAGCCTCTTATGTGGCGATGGTCGAAGAAAACGAGATCCGGGTGAACCTCTCCCATTATGAGCGCGCCCGCATCGCCGTGCGCGCCTGCAAGGAGGGTGTCTTCACCCGCCGCAAATACGCGCTGCAGGCGCTGTTCGGCAATGCCACCCGCACCAAACGCTCCAAGATCGGCAGCTTTGTCACCCTGGTCGAAGCACTCGATGCGGTGCTGTTCTACCCCACCGCCATCAGCGAAAAGCTGGGCCTGGCGCTGGTGCGCGCGATCGAGGCGGACGAAGGCTTTGCCGCCCGCGCCACCCAGGCGCTGCAGGCCGCGGACCGCTCCAGCCCCGAGGCAGAGCTGGACGTGCTGATGCGTCTTGCGGAAGGGGATGCGCCGGCGCAAACGCCCTTGTTAGACACTGATACCTCCCCTGCCCCGGCCTATGAAACCCCGCCCGCCCCATCCGCGCCTGAGGCGCCGGTGCCGCCGCTGGTCAGCCGCCCGCGGGTGCGCGGGGCTTATGATTGGGACGCCGCCCAGCCCGGCGAGCGGATTTCCCTGCCCGCGCCCAAAGGGGTGACCCTGGGCTATACTCCTAGCGAACAGAAGATTGAGATCAGCGGGTCCGGCGTCAACGCTGCCCTGGCCGAGGCACTGCAGGCCTGGCTGAAAAAACTCTGA
- a CDS encoding UDP-glucose dehydrogenase family protein — MRIAMIGTGYVGLVSGVCFSDFGHDVICVDKDAGKIARLQGGEVPIYEPGLDQLMEKNVAAGRLSFTSDLAAAVAGAEAVFIAVGTPTRRGDGHADLTYVMAAAEEIAAALTGYAVVVTKSTVPVGTNRQVKQVIAKANPQAEFDVASNPEFLREGAAIEDFMKPDRVVVGVQNDRAAEVMAEIYRPLYLRDYPVLSTDLESAEMIKYAANAFLAAKITFINEVAGLCERVGADVKEVSRGIGFDGRIGNKFLHAGPGYGGSCFPKDTAALARIGQDHGFPMRITETVMRVNDEVKARMVEKLRDICGGSFNGKTVAVLGVTFKPNTDDMRDAPSLTIVPALVGGGARVRVVDPQGRAEGEALLPGVKWEEDPYKAAQNADLVVLLTEWNEFRALDLKKLARKMEVPRMADLRNIYSSKSAKRAGFESYVAVGRGQLNGAP; from the coding sequence ATGCGTATTGCAATGATTGGCACCGGCTATGTCGGCTTGGTGTCCGGCGTTTGTTTTTCGGATTTCGGCCATGATGTGATCTGCGTCGACAAGGACGCGGGCAAGATCGCCCGGCTGCAGGGCGGCGAAGTGCCGATCTACGAGCCGGGGCTGGACCAGCTGATGGAGAAGAACGTGGCCGCCGGGCGGCTCAGCTTCACCTCCGATCTGGCGGCGGCGGTGGCGGGCGCCGAGGCGGTGTTCATCGCCGTCGGCACCCCGACCCGGCGCGGCGACGGCCATGCCGATCTCACCTATGTGATGGCCGCCGCCGAAGAGATCGCCGCAGCACTCACCGGCTATGCAGTGGTGGTGACCAAATCCACCGTGCCGGTGGGCACCAACCGGCAGGTGAAACAGGTAATTGCCAAGGCCAATCCGCAGGCGGAGTTCGACGTCGCCTCCAATCCGGAATTCCTGCGCGAAGGCGCGGCGATCGAGGATTTCATGAAACCCGACCGGGTGGTGGTCGGGGTGCAGAACGACCGCGCAGCCGAGGTGATGGCAGAAATCTACCGGCCGCTTTACCTGCGCGACTACCCGGTCCTGTCCACCGATCTGGAATCGGCAGAGATGATCAAATACGCCGCCAATGCGTTCCTGGCCGCCAAGATCACTTTCATCAACGAAGTGGCGGGCCTGTGCGAACGGGTCGGCGCGGACGTCAAGGAAGTCTCCCGCGGTATCGGCTTTGACGGCCGCATCGGCAACAAATTCCTGCATGCGGGCCCCGGCTATGGCGGCTCGTGTTTTCCCAAGGACACTGCCGCCCTGGCGCGGATCGGCCAGGACCATGGCTTTCCGATGCGGATCACCGAGACGGTGATGCGGGTCAATGACGAGGTGAAGGCGCGGATGGTCGAAAAGCTGCGCGACATCTGCGGCGGGTCCTTCAACGGCAAGACCGTGGCGGTGCTGGGCGTCACCTTCAAACCCAACACCGATGACATGCGCGATGCGCCCAGTCTGACCATCGTGCCGGCACTGGTCGGCGGCGGCGCACGGGTGCGGGTGGTGGACCCGCAGGGCCGCGCCGAGGGCGAAGCATTGCTGCCCGGCGTCAAATGGGAAGAGGACCCCTATAAGGCGGCGCAGAATGCCGATCTGGTGGTGCTGCTGACCGAATGGAACGAGTTCCGCGCCCTGGATCTGAAGAAGCTGGCGCGCAAAATGGAGGTGCCGCGGATGGCAGATCTGCGCAATATCTACTCATCCAAATCCGCCAAACGGGCCGGTTTTGAGAGTTATGTGGCGGTGGGGCGCGGCCAGCTGAACGGCGCTCCATAA
- a CDS encoding NAD-dependent epimerase/dehydratase family protein, whose amino-acid sequence MQTALITGSAGFIGYHLAARLLAAGWRVIGLDCLSTYYDVTLKQRRHAMLAQTPGFTPVIGRLEDPGRLMGLFEEHKPDAVIHLAAQAGVRHSIDAPRDYLEANLIGSFELLEAARAHPPKHLLMASTSSAYGANTEMPFEERQQTDHQMSFYAATKKANESMAHSYAHLYALPVTMFRFFTVYGPWGRPDMALFKFTKAMLAGLPIDVYNHGRMSRDFTYIDDLVTGITGLIAAVPGAEPVSDQDSLSPVAPFRVVNIGASKPTPLMNYIAALETALGIEAQKNMLEMQAGDVPATWADTSLLSTLTGYQPQVGVAEGVARFAAWYRDYYRI is encoded by the coding sequence ATGCAAACAGCTCTCATCACCGGTTCGGCCGGCTTCATCGGATATCACCTGGCAGCGCGGCTGCTGGCGGCAGGCTGGCGGGTCATCGGGCTGGATTGCCTGTCGACCTATTACGACGTGACGCTGAAACAGCGCCGCCATGCGATGCTGGCGCAGACCCCGGGGTTCACGCCCGTCATCGGCAGGCTGGAAGACCCCGGCCGGCTGATGGGCCTGTTTGAGGAGCACAAACCGGATGCGGTGATCCACCTGGCCGCCCAGGCCGGGGTGCGCCATTCCATTGACGCGCCGCGCGACTACTTGGAGGCCAATCTGATCGGCAGCTTTGAGCTTTTGGAAGCCGCCCGCGCCCATCCGCCCAAGCACTTGCTGATGGCCTCCACCTCCTCGGCTTACGGCGCCAACACTGAAATGCCGTTTGAAGAACGTCAGCAGACCGACCACCAGATGTCCTTTTATGCCGCCACCAAAAAGGCCAATGAGTCGATGGCGCATTCCTATGCCCATCTCTACGCCCTGCCCGTCACCATGTTCCGGTTTTTCACCGTCTACGGCCCCTGGGGCCGGCCCGACATGGCGCTGTTCAAATTCACCAAGGCGATGCTGGCAGGCCTGCCGATCGACGTCTACAACCACGGCCGCATGAGCCGCGACTTCACCTATATCGACGATCTGGTCACCGGCATCACCGGGCTGATCGCGGCGGTGCCGGGTGCCGAACCGGTGTCGGATCAGGACAGTCTCAGCCCGGTGGCGCCGTTCCGGGTGGTCAATATCGGCGCCAGCAAGCCGACGCCGCTGATGAACTATATCGCGGCGCTTGAGACGGCGCTTGGCATTGAAGCGCAGAAAAACATGCTGGAGATGCAGGCCGGAGACGTGCCCGCCACCTGGGCCGATACCAGCCTGCTGAGCACGCTGACCGGCTATCAGCCCCAAGTCGGCGTTGCCGAGGGCGTCGCCCGTTTTGCTGCCTGGTACCGGGACTATTACCGCATCTGA
- a CDS encoding glycosyltransferase, translating to MSTAEVIGTGKPAAAQALETVPAGAGRLVAVVVTHNRLDKLKATVARLLESPAHELAALVVADNASTDGTAEWLAAQGDPRLDICTSTENRGGAGGFEMGMRRAMEQHAADWLVVMDDDACPAPGAFAAFHARPRPLDTALAAAVYFPDGQICEMNRPSVNPFWNPSVFLRTLLKARNGYHIPYTAYEAPAPMPIDLTSFVGLFLPRRMVEAAGYPDPGLFLYGDDVIYTLGLRRRGETILFDPELRFEHDCSTFQNDRHRVFRPLWKVYYAYRNGLMMYRKAAGLLFWPLLLVVLLKWRLTARRYGAGQRAAYLRLLRHAAWDGVRGRTGRSHARVLELAGED from the coding sequence GTGAGCACGGCAGAAGTAATCGGCACCGGGAAACCGGCAGCGGCACAGGCCCTGGAAACCGTTCCGGCAGGCGCCGGGCGGCTGGTGGCGGTGGTGGTGACACACAACCGGCTGGACAAGCTCAAGGCGACGGTGGCGCGGCTGCTGGAGAGCCCCGCGCATGAGCTGGCGGCGCTGGTGGTGGCCGACAATGCCTCGACCGACGGCACCGCCGAGTGGCTGGCGGCGCAAGGCGATCCGCGGCTGGATATCTGCACCAGCACTGAAAACCGCGGCGGTGCGGGTGGCTTTGAGATGGGCATGCGGCGGGCGATGGAGCAGCACGCGGCGGATTGGCTGGTGGTGATGGATGATGATGCCTGTCCTGCACCTGGCGCCTTTGCCGCCTTTCATGCCCGGCCCCGGCCGCTGGACACGGCGCTGGCGGCGGCGGTCTATTTCCCCGACGGGCAGATCTGCGAGATGAACCGGCCCTCGGTGAACCCGTTCTGGAACCCCTCGGTCTTTCTGCGCACGCTGCTGAAAGCGCGCAACGGCTATCACATTCCCTATACGGCCTATGAGGCTCCGGCCCCGATGCCCATCGATCTCACCTCCTTTGTCGGGCTGTTCCTGCCGCGGCGGATGGTGGAAGCGGCGGGCTATCCGGATCCGGGGCTGTTTCTGTACGGCGACGATGTGATTTACACGCTGGGGCTGCGGCGGCGCGGCGAGACGATCCTGTTCGACCCGGAGCTGCGGTTTGAGCATGACTGCTCGACGTTTCAGAATGACCGGCACCGGGTGTTCCGCCCGTTGTGGAAAGTCTACTACGCCTACCGCAACGGGCTGATGATGTACCGCAAGGCAGCCGGCCTGCTGTTCTGGCCGCTGCTTCTGGTGGTGCTGCTGAAATGGCGGCTGACCGCGCGCCGCTATGGCGCAGGCCAGCGGGCCGCCTATCTGCGGCTGCTGCGCCACGCGGCCTGGGACGGGGTGCGGGGCAGGACCGGGCGCTCCCATGCCCGGGTGCTGGAGCTGGCGGGCGAAGACTGA
- a CDS encoding ABC transporter permease — translation MTRTTPAAAPAQSPALPPAQYPVQSPAQPPLPGRARRFATLRTVAALVLREMSTRYGRTPGGYLWAILEPMAAILFLAIGFSLVIRTPSLGTSFLLFYATGFLPFNLYQSISATTGRAIAYSKPLLKFPAVTWLDAVLARFLLNSLTGILITFLLIGGVYAVTDSRAVLDLPPAVLAMVLSLLLGLGVGTLNCVLMGLYPLWDVAWSVITRPLFLASGVLFLYEDLPPLAQDILWFNPLMHITGLMRSGFYPSYTAAYVSVTYVLATSLILFALGLILMGRFHRDILNR, via the coding sequence ATGACCAGAACCACGCCTGCGGCGGCCCCAGCCCAGTCTCCGGCCCTGCCCCCCGCCCAATATCCGGTCCAGTCTCCGGCCCAGCCGCCCCTCCCCGGGCGCGCCCGGCGCTTTGCCACCTTGCGCACAGTGGCTGCCCTGGTGCTGCGGGAGATGTCGACCCGCTACGGGCGCACCCCCGGCGGCTATCTCTGGGCTATTCTCGAACCGATGGCGGCCATTCTGTTCCTGGCGATCGGCTTTTCTCTGGTGATCCGCACCCCGTCGCTGGGCACCAGCTTCCTGCTGTTCTACGCCACCGGTTTTCTGCCCTTCAATCTCTACCAAAGCATTTCAGCCACCACCGGCCGGGCGATTGCCTATTCCAAGCCGCTGCTGAAATTTCCGGCTGTCACCTGGCTGGACGCGGTGCTGGCCCGGTTCCTGCTGAACAGCCTGACTGGCATCCTGATCACCTTCCTGCTGATCGGCGGCGTCTATGCGGTGACCGACAGCCGCGCGGTGCTGGATCTGCCGCCCGCAGTGCTGGCCATGGTGCTCTCGCTGCTGCTGGGGCTGGGAGTCGGCACCCTGAACTGCGTGCTGATGGGGCTCTACCCGCTGTGGGACGTGGCCTGGTCGGTGATCACCCGGCCGCTGTTCCTGGCCTCAGGCGTGCTGTTTCTTTATGAGGATCTGCCGCCGCTGGCGCAGGACATCCTGTGGTTCAACCCCTTGATGCATATCACCGGTCTGATGCGCAGCGGGTTTTATCCCAGCTATACCGCCGCTTACGTCAGCGTGACCTATGTGCTGGCCACCAGCCTGATCCTGTTTGCGCTCGGGCTGATCCTGATGGGCCGTTTTCACCGCGACATCCTGAACCGCTGA
- a CDS encoding sugar transporter: MTQDHPAARQKAAAQFRTGRKAADRDTPAAAVPAGTEQAGPAEQLSAAPSRKSRGKGGKLKRLRRKVQDAERAQALLAQKADSLEAQIAETPAYPVARPAHVKTRHRGVIASFAALVLLPLAAAVFYLFAVAEDQYASTAGFTVRSQESSGANELLGGLASFAGNTTASDSDILYEFIQSQEMAEAVNARVDLRAHYSQYWPTDWAFSIWPDATLEELVWFWHRVVRISYDSGSGLTEVRVTAFDRDMARAVSRAIVDESQIRINALNEQARADAMRYAEADLMEAVERLKLARQELTRFRTRTRIVDPAADIQGRMGVMNNLQQQLAEALIQYDLLAGTVSPGDVRLKQGQQQIEVIRERINIERQAFASSNTDTGAVGEDYPSLISEFERLTVDREFAEETYRAALTALEVARDDAARQSRYLATYITPTLAEEPEYPRRYVLSALAGLFLLLGWSIGVLIYYSIRDRS, encoded by the coding sequence ATGACACAGGATCACCCGGCGGCGCGGCAAAAGGCTGCCGCCCAGTTCCGTACTGGCCGGAAAGCCGCAGACAGGGACACCCCGGCCGCAGCGGTGCCCGCCGGCACGGAGCAGGCCGGGCCTGCAGAACAGCTGTCCGCAGCACCCAGCCGTAAAAGCCGCGGCAAAGGCGGCAAGCTCAAGCGGCTGCGCCGCAAGGTCCAGGACGCCGAAAGGGCCCAGGCGCTGCTGGCGCAGAAAGCCGACAGCCTGGAGGCGCAGATTGCTGAAACCCCGGCTTACCCGGTGGCGCGGCCTGCCCATGTCAAGACCCGCCACCGCGGCGTGATCGCCAGCTTTGCGGCATTGGTGCTGCTGCCGCTGGCGGCGGCGGTGTTTTATCTGTTTGCGGTGGCCGAGGATCAATATGCCTCCACCGCCGGTTTCACCGTGCGCAGCCAGGAAAGCTCCGGTGCCAATGAGCTGCTGGGCGGGCTGGCCAGTTTTGCCGGCAATACCACCGCCTCGGACAGCGATATCCTGTATGAATTCATCCAGAGCCAGGAAATGGCCGAAGCGGTCAATGCCCGGGTGGACCTGCGCGCCCATTACAGCCAGTACTGGCCAACCGACTGGGCCTTTTCAATCTGGCCCGATGCAACGCTGGAGGAGCTGGTCTGGTTCTGGCACCGGGTGGTGCGCATTTCCTATGACAGCGGCTCGGGGCTGACCGAAGTGCGGGTCACCGCCTTTGACCGGGACATGGCCCGGGCGGTCAGCCGCGCCATCGTCGACGAAAGCCAGATCCGCATCAATGCGCTGAACGAACAGGCGCGCGCCGATGCGATGCGCTATGCCGAGGCCGATCTGATGGAGGCGGTTGAGCGGCTGAAGCTGGCGCGCCAAGAGCTGACCCGGTTCCGCACCCGCACCCGTATCGTCGACCCCGCGGCCGATATCCAGGGCCGCATGGGGGTGATGAACAACCTGCAGCAGCAGCTGGCGGAGGCGCTGATCCAGTACGATCTGCTGGCCGGCACCGTCAGCCCGGGCGATGTGCGCCTTAAACAGGGGCAGCAGCAGATTGAGGTGATCCGCGAACGGATCAATATCGAACGCCAAGCCTTTGCCTCCAGCAATACAGACACCGGGGCGGTGGGCGAGGATTATCCCTCGCTGATCTCGGAATTCGAGCGCCTCACGGTGGACCGGGAGTTTGCCGAGGAGACCTACCGCGCGGCGCTGACCGCGCTGGAGGTGGCGCGCGACGATGCCGCCCGTCAGAGCCGTTACCTTGCGACCTATATCACCCCGACCCTGGCCGAGGAGCCGGAATACCCGCGCCGCTATGTGCTGTCGGCGCTTGCCGGGCTGTTTTTGCTGCTGGGCTGGTCGATCGGGGTGCTGATCTATTATTCGATCCGCGACCGCAGCTGA